From Diceros bicornis minor isolate mBicDic1 chromosome 17, mDicBic1.mat.cur, whole genome shotgun sequence, the proteins below share one genomic window:
- the RBMS2 gene encoding RNA-binding motif, single-stranded-interacting protein 2 isoform X2 produces the protein MEATRPPGLQHAVLPYVSLSQQMAPPSPSNSTPNSSSGSNGNDQLSKTNLYIRGLQPGTTDQDLVKLCQSYGKIVSTKAILDKTTNKCKGYGFVDFDSPSAAQKAVTALKASGVQAQMAKQQEQDPTNLYISNLPLSMDEQELEGMLKPFGQVISTRILRDTSGTSRGVGFARMESTEKCEAIITHFNGKYIKTPPGVPAPSDPLLCKFADGGPKKRQNQGKFVQNGRAWPRNGDMGGMALTYDPTTALQNGFYPAPYNITSNRMLAQSALSPYLPSPVSSYQRVTQTSPLQVPNPSWMHHQSYLMQPSGSVLTPGMDHPISLQPASVMGPLTQQLGHLSLSSTGTYMPTAAAVQGAYVSQFTPVPSSSVSVEESSGQQNQVTVDAPSDHGVYSFQFNK, from the exons CCATATGTGTCATTGTCTCAGCAGATGGCACCACCTAGTCCAAGCAACAGTACCCCTAACAGCAGCAGTGGAAGCAATGGAAATGACCAGCTGAGCAAAACCAATCTCTACATCCGGGGACTGCAACCAGGCACTACTGACCAGGACCTTGTCAAGTTGTGTCAGTC ATATGGCAAGATTGTCTCCACTAAGGCCATACTGGACAAGACCACAAACAAGTGCAAAG GCTATGGCTTTGTGGACTTTGATAGTCCTTCAGCAGCACAGAAGGCTGTGACAGCACTGAAAGCCAGCGGTGTGCAGGCACAGATGGCAAAG CAACAGGAGCAGGACCCCACAAATTTGTACATATCAAACCTCCCACTGTCTATGGATGAGCAAGAACTGGAGGGGATGCTGAAGCCCTTTGGCCAGGTTATCTCCACTCGAATCCTTCGAGACACCAGTGGGACCAGCAGAGGGGTTGGCTTTGCAAG GATGGAGTCCACAGAGAAGTGTGAAGCCATCATCACCCACTTTAATGGAAAATATATTAAGACACCCCCTGGAGTACCAG CCCCATCTGATCCTTTGCTTTGCAAATTTGCTGATGGTGGTCCAAAGAAACGACAGAACCAAGGAAAATTTGTGCAAAATGGACGTGCCTGGCCAAGGAATGGAGACATG GGTGGTATGGCCTTGACCTATGACCCCACTACAGCTCTTCAGAACGG GTTTTACCCAGCTCCTTATAACATCACCTCCAACAGGATGCTTGCTCAGTCTGCACTCTCCCCATATCTTCCATCTCCTGTGTCTTCATATCAG AGAGTAACTCAGACATCTCCTCTACAAGTACCTAACCCGTCTTGGATGCATCACCAGTCATACCTCATGCAGCCTTCA GGTTCAGTTCTGACGCCAGGGATGgatcaccccatttctctccagcctgCCTCCGTGATGGGACCTCTTACCCAGCAATTGGGCCACCTCTCCCTCAGCAGCACAGGCACG TATATGCCAACAGCTGCAGCTGTGCAAGGAGCTTACGTTTCCCAGTTCACCCCTGTGCCTTCTTCCAGTGTTTCAGTTGAG GAGAGCAGTGGCCAGCAAAATCAAGTGACGGTGGATGCTCCCTCAGACCATGGGGTCTATTCTTTCCAGTTCAACAAGTAA
- the RBMS2 gene encoding RNA-binding motif, single-stranded-interacting protein 2 isoform X3, whose protein sequence is MAPPSPSNSTPNSSSGSNGNDQLSKTNLYIRGLQPGTTDQDLVKLCQSYGKIVSTKAILDKTTNKCKGYGFVDFDSPSAAQKAVTALKASGVQAQMAKQQEQDPTNLYISNLPLSMDEQELEGMLKPFGQVISTRILRDTSGTSRGVGFARMESTEKCEAIITHFNGKYIKTPPGVPAPSDPLLCKFADGGPKKRQNQGKFVQNGRAWPRNGDMGGMALTYDPTTALQNGFYPAPYNITSNRMLAQSALSPYLPSPVSSYQRVTQTSPLQVPNPSWMHHQSYLMQPSGSVLTPGMDHPISLQPASVMGPLTQQLGHLSLSSTGTYMPTAAAVQGAYVSQFTPVPSSSVSVEESSGQQNQVTVDAPSDHGVYSFQFNK, encoded by the exons ATGGCACCACCTAGTCCAAGCAACAGTACCCCTAACAGCAGCAGTGGAAGCAATGGAAATGACCAGCTGAGCAAAACCAATCTCTACATCCGGGGACTGCAACCAGGCACTACTGACCAGGACCTTGTCAAGTTGTGTCAGTC ATATGGCAAGATTGTCTCCACTAAGGCCATACTGGACAAGACCACAAACAAGTGCAAAG GCTATGGCTTTGTGGACTTTGATAGTCCTTCAGCAGCACAGAAGGCTGTGACAGCACTGAAAGCCAGCGGTGTGCAGGCACAGATGGCAAAG CAACAGGAGCAGGACCCCACAAATTTGTACATATCAAACCTCCCACTGTCTATGGATGAGCAAGAACTGGAGGGGATGCTGAAGCCCTTTGGCCAGGTTATCTCCACTCGAATCCTTCGAGACACCAGTGGGACCAGCAGAGGGGTTGGCTTTGCAAG GATGGAGTCCACAGAGAAGTGTGAAGCCATCATCACCCACTTTAATGGAAAATATATTAAGACACCCCCTGGAGTACCAG CCCCATCTGATCCTTTGCTTTGCAAATTTGCTGATGGTGGTCCAAAGAAACGACAGAACCAAGGAAAATTTGTGCAAAATGGACGTGCCTGGCCAAGGAATGGAGACATG GGTGGTATGGCCTTGACCTATGACCCCACTACAGCTCTTCAGAACGG GTTTTACCCAGCTCCTTATAACATCACCTCCAACAGGATGCTTGCTCAGTCTGCACTCTCCCCATATCTTCCATCTCCTGTGTCTTCATATCAG AGAGTAACTCAGACATCTCCTCTACAAGTACCTAACCCGTCTTGGATGCATCACCAGTCATACCTCATGCAGCCTTCA GGTTCAGTTCTGACGCCAGGGATGgatcaccccatttctctccagcctgCCTCCGTGATGGGACCTCTTACCCAGCAATTGGGCCACCTCTCCCTCAGCAGCACAGGCACG TATATGCCAACAGCTGCAGCTGTGCAAGGAGCTTACGTTTCCCAGTTCACCCCTGTGCCTTCTTCCAGTGTTTCAGTTGAG GAGAGCAGTGGCCAGCAAAATCAAGTGACGGTGGATGCTCCCTCAGACCATGGGGTCTATTCTTTCCAGTTCAACAAGTAA
- the RBMS2 gene encoding RNA-binding motif, single-stranded-interacting protein 2 isoform X1, translating into MLLSVTSRPGTSTFGYNKNNKKPYVSLSQQMAPPSPSNSTPNSSSGSNGNDQLSKTNLYIRGLQPGTTDQDLVKLCQSYGKIVSTKAILDKTTNKCKGYGFVDFDSPSAAQKAVTALKASGVQAQMAKQQEQDPTNLYISNLPLSMDEQELEGMLKPFGQVISTRILRDTSGTSRGVGFARMESTEKCEAIITHFNGKYIKTPPGVPAPSDPLLCKFADGGPKKRQNQGKFVQNGRAWPRNGDMGGMALTYDPTTALQNGFYPAPYNITSNRMLAQSALSPYLPSPVSSYQRVTQTSPLQVPNPSWMHHQSYLMQPSGSVLTPGMDHPISLQPASVMGPLTQQLGHLSLSSTGTYMPTAAAVQGAYVSQFTPVPSSSVSVEESSGQQNQVTVDAPSDHGVYSFQFNK; encoded by the exons CCATATGTGTCATTGTCTCAGCAGATGGCACCACCTAGTCCAAGCAACAGTACCCCTAACAGCAGCAGTGGAAGCAATGGAAATGACCAGCTGAGCAAAACCAATCTCTACATCCGGGGACTGCAACCAGGCACTACTGACCAGGACCTTGTCAAGTTGTGTCAGTC ATATGGCAAGATTGTCTCCACTAAGGCCATACTGGACAAGACCACAAACAAGTGCAAAG GCTATGGCTTTGTGGACTTTGATAGTCCTTCAGCAGCACAGAAGGCTGTGACAGCACTGAAAGCCAGCGGTGTGCAGGCACAGATGGCAAAG CAACAGGAGCAGGACCCCACAAATTTGTACATATCAAACCTCCCACTGTCTATGGATGAGCAAGAACTGGAGGGGATGCTGAAGCCCTTTGGCCAGGTTATCTCCACTCGAATCCTTCGAGACACCAGTGGGACCAGCAGAGGGGTTGGCTTTGCAAG GATGGAGTCCACAGAGAAGTGTGAAGCCATCATCACCCACTTTAATGGAAAATATATTAAGACACCCCCTGGAGTACCAG CCCCATCTGATCCTTTGCTTTGCAAATTTGCTGATGGTGGTCCAAAGAAACGACAGAACCAAGGAAAATTTGTGCAAAATGGACGTGCCTGGCCAAGGAATGGAGACATG GGTGGTATGGCCTTGACCTATGACCCCACTACAGCTCTTCAGAACGG GTTTTACCCAGCTCCTTATAACATCACCTCCAACAGGATGCTTGCTCAGTCTGCACTCTCCCCATATCTTCCATCTCCTGTGTCTTCATATCAG AGAGTAACTCAGACATCTCCTCTACAAGTACCTAACCCGTCTTGGATGCATCACCAGTCATACCTCATGCAGCCTTCA GGTTCAGTTCTGACGCCAGGGATGgatcaccccatttctctccagcctgCCTCCGTGATGGGACCTCTTACCCAGCAATTGGGCCACCTCTCCCTCAGCAGCACAGGCACG TATATGCCAACAGCTGCAGCTGTGCAAGGAGCTTACGTTTCCCAGTTCACCCCTGTGCCTTCTTCCAGTGTTTCAGTTGAG GAGAGCAGTGGCCAGCAAAATCAAGTGACGGTGGATGCTCCCTCAGACCATGGGGTCTATTCTTTCCAGTTCAACAAGTAA